The nucleotide sequence AGAAGCTTTTGAATATGGATTAAAATTGTATAATATGGGTGTGGATGCTTTAATAGTTCAAGATACTGGACTTATACATATGTTTTCAAAATTTAAGGGTATTGAAATCCATGCGTCAACGCAATTAAGTATACATAATTTATCTGGTGCAAAGTATTTTAGGGATAATGGAACAATTCGTGTTGTAGTCGCGAGAGAATTATCGTTTGATGATATAAAAATTATTTCTGAAGAAGTTGAAACGGAAGGGTTTATACATGGAGCTATTTGTGTTAGTTATTCAGGTCAATGTACTATGAGTGGACTCATATCAGACAGAAGTGGAAATCGTGGAAGATGTGCTCAGCCATGTCGTATGGAATATTCTCTTGTAGATGATAAAGGGAGAATTCATAAGAGAGGTTTTCTTATGAGTACGAAAGATTTGATGACTATAAATATTTTGCCAAGACTTCTCAAAGAAACAAAAATTAAATCCTTAAAGATCGAAGGAAGAATGAAACGTAGTGAGTATGTCGTAAATACAGTTCGTGCTTATAAAGACATAATAAGAAAGATTGAAGAAAATAAAGAAGTTAGTGCCTCCTACATAAGAGAAAGAGAAGAAAACTTGTTAAAGGTATTTAATAGAGAAGGATTTACAAATGGTTATATGCTCGGTTATGAGGGTGAGAAGTTTTTATCTGTTAATAATCCTAAAAATCAAGGCGTGTATTTGGGAGATATTCTTAATGATGGATACATTATTTTAAAGAATGATGTGGCACTTGGAGATGGAATTTCATCCTTAAATGATGGATGTATTTTGACAAAGATACTTTATAATAATGAAAAGATATCTGTAGGAAAATCTGGAATGAAGGTGAAACTATTTCCGATGAGATTTTCAAAAGGGGATAAAATTTTTAAAACTAATGATCAAAAATTTGAGAAAGAATTGAGAGAGAGTTTTAAAAAAGAGTATGCAAATAAAAATTATGTTAATGCTAACTTAATATTTGAACCCTATAAACCGATGATTTTGGAACTTACATATAAAAATCACATCGTAAAAGTGTTTGGAGATGTTGTTGAAGAAGTCATAAATACTCCTTTAGATAGGGAAAGAATTATGACTCAATTGAAAAAGGGAAGCGTAGGAAGTTTTTCTATAGGTGAGGTTTGTTTAGATTATCAAGAAGGGTATATGAGTATATCGAAGATAAATGAGTTGAGAAGGGAAGCTTTAACTAAACTTAGGAATGATATAGTTAATAGTTACAGAAAAGATTTGAATTATAATTTTGATGAATACTCTTTAACTGATAAGAAGAATTTTAAAGATATGGATGAAACTTATATTATTTATGTTTCAACTCAAGAACAATTTGATGTTGTTTATAAAAATGGATATAGAAATATTGTAATATCCCCATTTATATACAGAAGAAAGCTTGATTTTGAAAAAATTTTGTCTATTGAGGATTTGAATTTATATGTAAAATTTCCCACAATAATAAAAGATTGTGAAATGGGGAAAATATTGAAAGTGTTTGAAAAATTTAAGGATAAGATAAAAGGAATTTTAACGAGTAATGCGGGAATACTTAGATACTTTGAAAATTCAGATTATGAAATAATAGGAGATGTAAAATTAAATATATTTAATGAAATTTCAACTAGATTTTATAAAGAAATAGATATTTTTACATTAAGTATTGAACTTTCCAAAAAAGAGATATTTGACATATCGGAAATAAGCGATAAAAAATTTTGTATGTTTGTTTATGGAAAGCCGGATGTTATGGTTAGTGAGTACTGTCCAATAGGAACATTTGTCGGTAAAAGATCTTTGAATAATACTTGCTCAAGACCGTGCACTAGAAATGATTTTTATTTAAATGATAGATTAAATAACGAACTTTTTTTAACTACGGAGATTAATTGTAAAATTCACACGTATAAAGAGAAACCAATTAATTTGATAAGTGAAATTAGTGAGATTAAAAACAACAATATAAATGTGTTTAGACTTGATTTTATTGATGAAAGTTGTGAAGAAGTGCAAAAAATATTGGATGATGTATCTGGAAAATTTTCTTATAAAAATGTGTTCAAAGGAAATTATTATAAGCCAGTTGAGTGATAAGGTGGAGGTAATTAAATGAATTCCAGAGTTTTAAAATTACTTGAGTTTGATAAAGTGAAGGAAAAAATTTTTAGATATGTAACAACTAAAAATGCAAGACAAATTATAGATGATCTTCAACCATTTTCAACGATGGAAGAAGTTATACGAAATTTAAATGAAACGAGTGAAGCTGTTGAATTTATAAAAGAATTTGGTTTGCCTAATTTTGTAGGATTAGACGATGTTTATCCATATCTTGAAAAAATTGATAAAGGTGGAAGTGTATCGATTAAAGAGATATATAAAATTGGTACAACTTTAAGATGCATAAGAGAAGTTAAGGATTATTTATCAAATAGAAGTTTGATTTATTTAAATTATTATTATGATAATATTTCTACTTTTAAATATTTAGAGGATGAAATTTTTAAAACTATAAAGGATGGGGAAGAGATAAGTGATTTTGCTAGTGAAAATTTGTTTAAAATTAGAAAAGAGTTAAGGAGTAAGACGGCTGCAATTAAAAGAAAATTGTCTGAAATATTAAAGACATATTCAAAATATCTTCAAGAAAATATATTTACAGTGCGTGGTGATAGATATTGTATTCCGGTTAAAGCTGAATACAAATCGCAAATTCAAGGTATTGTACACAATCAAAGTTCTTCAGGATCTACATATTTTATTGAACCACTTGTTTTAGTTAATTTAAATAATGAAGTTAATGAATTGATAGAAAACGAAAAGGAAGAAATTCAGAGGATCTTAAGATTGATTTGTATGAAAATTCAAGATTCTATCGATAGCATATATTTGAGTATAAAAATTGTATATTTTTTGGAGTTTATATTTGGGAAAGGAAATTATGCTATTGAAATTGATGGAATAAAACCAGACATAAGTGATGAGGAAGATATTTATTTAATTTCTGCAAGGCATCCACTTATTGATAGAGAAAGTGTAGTTCCTCTCAATTTAAATTTTATGAGTGATAGAAAGGCAATAATTATAACAGGACCAAATACTGGAGGTAAAACAGTAACATTAAAGACTTTGGGATTAATGCATTTGATGGCTCATAGTGGATTATTTATTCCTGCATATGAAGGAAGTAAAATTATGTTTCTTAACGAGATTTTTGCAGATATAGGCGATGAACAAAGTTTAGAACAAAATCTATCTACGTTTTCCTCTCACATAAAAAATATAATTAATATAACAAATAATGTTAAAGATAAGACTTTGATACTTCTTGATGAGGTTGGTTCGGGAACTGATCCTGAAGAAGGGGCAGCTCTTGCAATATCTATAATAGAACATTTTATAAATTCTGGGTGTAAGCTAATGGGTACAACCCATTATAGTCAACTTAAAACATATGCTATAAATTCAGAAGATATTGAGAATGCATCTGTTGAATTTGATGTTAAAACCCTTAAACCAACTTATAGATTAAATGTTGGTATACCTGGGAAATCAAATGCATTTATAATTGCAGATTCTTTAGGGATGAATAGTTCTATAATAGAGAGTGCTAAGAAATATTTGTCTGGTGATACGATAAAACTTGAGAATATAATAAAGACGTTGGAGGAGAAAACGACAGAAGCTGTTAAAAATAATAGGGAGATAGAGATTTTAAGAGAAGAAAATAAGATTTTAAATGAAAAATTAAAAAAGCGTATTGATGGGATTGAAAATGAAAAATTTAGAATTATTGAATCAGCAAAAGAAGATGCATATAAAATTATAACTAATGCAAAAAGAGAAATAGATCAAGCGTTAAAAATGATAAATTCTCTTGAAATGAATGGAATTGATTTAAGTAGTATAAAAGATTTGGAATCTGCACGACGTGAAATCAAGAAGAAGATTGATGAACAAAATAAAATAAAAGAAGAGAAAAGCTTAAAGAATAACTCTGAGGTTAATATAGAATTTAAATCTGGAATGTCAGCATTTTTAAAAAGAATAGGTCAAAATGTTACAATTCTTGGTAATCCCGATTCAAAAGGGAATGTATTAGTTCAAGCTGGAATATTAAAATTGACAATAAATACGTCAGAATTAGAAAGCCCCATAAAAGATAAATCTACTAAATTAGCAAAGAGCAAGAAAAATTTAAAACTTAGAACAAGTTCTATGTCAACATCTATTGATTTGAGAGGAATGGATGCATTGAATGCAATAAGTGAAGTTGAAAAATATCTTGATGATGCATTTGTTTCTGGTCTTCATGAAGTTTGTATAATACATGGAAAGGGAACAGGTGTGTTAAAAAATTCTATAAATAATCTTTTAAGAAATCACGTTCATGTTAAATCACATAGACTTGGCGAATATGGTGAAGGTGGAGATGGGGTTACTATAGCTTACCTTAAATAAAAGAATTCAATTGTTTAATTGGGTTCTTTTTTTTCTTTTTAATCATACAATTTTATTAAATTGAGATAAAGGAGATTAGTATGGGAAAGTTTATTGATGATATTAAGGATGTTATGGTTAACAAGTTAGATATTCCTCGTGAAATTGTTAAGAATTCATATAAAGTTATAATAGATGGAGATGAGTTTATAACTATTGAAAATCATAAAGGTATTTTAAAATTTCAAAGTGATGAAATTATATTGAGAGTTGATGGAGGTAATTTTATTATAAAGGGAAGCAAGTTTGTGATAGTTTATATTTCAGGGAAGACAATAAAATTAATGGGAAATATCAGGGGGGTAAATTATGATCAACTTTGATAAATTCTCGTTTATAAATGGGAAAATACAGCTTAGAATAATTTCTAAAAACCCTGAGCAATTGCTTAATATGATTTGGAAAAAAGATATAAAAGTTATAGAGATAGAAAGAGAGAATCTTTATAGTGTGTGTCTTGTAATTAATTCGAAAGATTTTAAAGATGTTAAGAAAATTTGTGAGGAAATAAATAGTGAAGTAAATGTTGTTAAGATGGGTAGGATTATTAAATTCATACATAATTTCAAAGTATATTTTACCTTATCGATTGGGTTAGGGATATCTATAGGTATGATAATATTCTTGTCTATGTTTATATGGAAGATTGACATAAAAGGGGACAGTCATGTATCTCCTTATGAAATAAGACAAGTTATAAAAAATTTAGGTGTACATAAAGGAATGTTGAAATTTAAAATTGATACGGATAAGTTGGAAAATGAGATAGTTGCAAGTAATGCAAATTTATTGTGGAGTAAGGTTAGAGTTCAGGGATCTACTCTTCAAATAGAAGTTATTGAGAGTTTCAAACCTCCTGTGATAGATGTCGATTTATCTCTTGGCGATATTGTTGCAGATAAAGATGGAGAAATTGTACGTGTATATACTCAATCTGGAACAGCTATGGTTAAAGCTGGGGATATTGTTAAAAAAGGAGATCTTTTGATAGGTGGATATCAAGGGAAAGAAGGAAATGTTTTTGAGGTGGCTCCTGTTGGAGATGTAATTGCAAAGACTTTTATGGAATTTGAAGAAATAATTGAATTAGAGGGCACAAAAAATGTAAATACTAAAAATATGAGAGATGAGTATTATATTAATATTTTTGGGAAGAAACTTTACTTTAAAAAATATAAGGATGAATTTGAAAATTATGAGAAGATTAATTGCGATGGAAAATTAGTTAAAAAAAATATATACTATGAAGTAGAGAAGGTATCGTATACGTTAAGCCCAGATAATGTTAAGAAAAATTTGGTTGATCATTATAGTAAATATGTTAAACAGAATTTAAAACAATCGGATTCTATTGTTGGAGTTATAGTTAAGGATGAAATTGTAGATAACAAGCTTAAATTTAAAATTTCATTTGTTATAGAAGAAAAGATAGGGGTTAAGGTGGGTAAAACTCAAGATAATAGTGAGTTCCAAAAAACATATGATGAAACTCAGAACACAGAGGACACTTAACAGTTTAGTAGTTAGATATTGACGCAAGATAAATTTTACAGTTGGGTTTAAGTATGATATTTGTTAGGAGGAATGTTTATTGAAGTTAAAGAAAGTTACTAGTGGATTTTGGAAATATAAAAATTATTTTATATTAGTCTTTCTTGTGCTATTTGTAATGATTGTTGTATTATCATCTACACTTGAGAGGAAATATGACTTAAAGCTTGGGGCAGTATCTACATACACAATAAAAGCTCCTAGAGAAACATTAGATAGGATTTCTACAGAACAGAGGATAAATATTGCAAAGAATGAGGTAGCTGCTCAATTTAATCATGTAAAAGAAGTAAGATATGATGTTTTAGATAAAATAAATAATTTGTTTAAAGAGTTATACGAATTAAAAAATTATTCTGTGATTGCAACTACAGTATTTGATGAATTGAATAAGAAATATGATATTGCTCTAGATGCTGAAGGATACAAAAAAATACTTGCGTTAGATACAGAATTGATAAACAATTATGAAAGATCATTGAATGATATTATAAATAAGATATATGGTTTAAAGATTGAAGATGGGAATTTAAGTGATATTGAGAATGTAAAATCCTTTGCAAGAGAAGAGGTAGGCAAAAAGATAACAGATACTAATTTTGTTGATATTACCCTTAGTATAA is from Candidatus Arthromitus sp. SFB-rat-Yit and encodes:
- a CDS encoding U32 family peptidase, with amino-acid sequence MFGGKSFMAAELLAPVGSYESFIGAINEGADAIYLGGEKFSARANCEKFSDEEFQNMIDYAHEYGVKVYIAFNTLIKQEEFKEAFEYGLKLYNMGVDALIVQDTGLIHMFSKFKGIEIHASTQLSIHNLSGAKYFRDNGTIRVVVARELSFDDIKIISEEVETEGFIHGAICVSYSGQCTMSGLISDRSGNRGRCAQPCRMEYSLVDDKGRIHKRGFLMSTKDLMTINILPRLLKETKIKSLKIEGRMKRSEYVVNTVRAYKDIIRKIEENKEVSASYIREREENLLKVFNREGFTNGYMLGYEGEKFLSVNNPKNQGVYLGDILNDGYIILKNDVALGDGISSLNDGCILTKILYNNEKISVGKSGMKVKLFPMRFSKGDKIFKTNDQKFEKELRESFKKEYANKNYVNANLIFEPYKPMILELTYKNHIVKVFGDVVEEVINTPLDRERIMTQLKKGSVGSFSIGEVCLDYQEGYMSISKINELRREALTKLRNDIVNSYRKDLNYNFDEYSLTDKKNFKDMDETYIIYVSTQEQFDVVYKNGYRNIVISPFIYRRKLDFEKILSIEDLNLYVKFPTIIKDCEMGKILKVFEKFKDKIKGILTSNAGILRYFENSDYEIIGDVKLNIFNEISTRFYKEIDIFTLSIELSKKEIFDISEISDKKFCMFVYGKPDVMVSEYCPIGTFVGKRSLNNTCSRPCTRNDFYLNDRLNNELFLTTEINCKIHTYKEKPINLISEISEIKNNNINVFRLDFIDESCEEVQKILDDVSGKFSYKNVFKGNYYKPVE
- a CDS encoding endonuclease MutS2, with protein sequence MNSRVLKLLEFDKVKEKIFRYVTTKNARQIIDDLQPFSTMEEVIRNLNETSEAVEFIKEFGLPNFVGLDDVYPYLEKIDKGGSVSIKEIYKIGTTLRCIREVKDYLSNRSLIYLNYYYDNISTFKYLEDEIFKTIKDGEEISDFASENLFKIRKELRSKTAAIKRKLSEILKTYSKYLQENIFTVRGDRYCIPVKAEYKSQIQGIVHNQSSSGSTYFIEPLVLVNLNNEVNELIENEKEEIQRILRLICMKIQDSIDSIYLSIKIVYFLEFIFGKGNYAIEIDGIKPDISDEEDIYLISARHPLIDRESVVPLNLNFMSDRKAIIITGPNTGGKTVTLKTLGLMHLMAHSGLFIPAYEGSKIMFLNEIFADIGDEQSLEQNLSTFSSHIKNIINITNNVKDKTLILLDEVGSGTDPEEGAALAISIIEHFINSGCKLMGTTHYSQLKTYAINSEDIENASVEFDVKTLKPTYRLNVGIPGKSNAFIIADSLGMNSSIIESAKKYLSGDTIKLENIIKTLEEKTTEAVKNNREIEILREENKILNEKLKKRIDGIENEKFRIIESAKEDAYKIITNAKREIDQALKMINSLEMNGIDLSSIKDLESARREIKKKIDEQNKIKEEKSLKNNSEVNIEFKSGMSAFLKRIGQNVTILGNPDSKGNVLVQAGILKLTINTSELESPIKDKSTKLAKSKKNLKLRTSSMSTSIDLRGMDALNAISEVEKYLDDAFVSGLHEVCIIHGKGTGVLKNSINNLLRNHVHVKSHRLGEYGEGGDGVTIAYLK
- the yqfC gene encoding sporulation protein YqfC, with protein sequence MGKFIDDIKDVMVNKLDIPREIVKNSYKVIIDGDEFITIENHKGILKFQSDEIILRVDGGNFIIKGSKFVIVYISGKTIKLMGNIRGVNYDQL
- a CDS encoding sporulation protein YqfD; the encoded protein is MINFDKFSFINGKIQLRIISKNPEQLLNMIWKKDIKVIEIERENLYSVCLVINSKDFKDVKKICEEINSEVNVVKMGRIIKFIHNFKVYFTLSIGLGISIGMIIFLSMFIWKIDIKGDSHVSPYEIRQVIKNLGVHKGMLKFKIDTDKLENEIVASNANLLWSKVRVQGSTLQIEVIESFKPPVIDVDLSLGDIVADKDGEIVRVYTQSGTAMVKAGDIVKKGDLLIGGYQGKEGNVFEVAPVGDVIAKTFMEFEEIIELEGTKNVNTKNMRDEYYINIFGKKLYFKKYKDEFENYEKINCDGKLVKKNIYYEVEKVSYTLSPDNVKKNLVDHYSKYVKQNLKQSDSIVGVIVKDEIVDNKLKFKISFVIEEKIGVKVGKTQDNSEFQKTYDETQNTEDT